A stretch of the Epinephelus fuscoguttatus linkage group LG2, E.fuscoguttatus.final_Chr_v1 genome encodes the following:
- the rps6ka2 gene encoding ribosomal protein S6 kinase alpha-2 isoform X2: MKVLKKATLKVRDRVRSKMERDILAEVNHPFIVKLHYAFQTEGKLYLILDFLRGGDLFTRLSKEVMFTEEDVKFYLAELALALDHLHSLGIIYRDLKPENILLDEEGHIKITDFGLSKEAIDHDKRAYSFCGTIEYMAPEVVNRRGHTQSADWWSFGVLMFEMLTGSLPFQGKDRKETMALILKAKLGMPQFLSPEVQSLLRALFKRNPANRLGAGPDGVEEIKRHRFFASIDWNKLYRKEVRPPFKPTVGRPEDTFHFDPEFTSRTPTDSPGIPPSANTHQLFRGFSFVATNQSQEPSVATVAPSRQEVNNIDPIAKHLQGDLAFSDVYELKEEVGQTATSVCRRCLHRVTAVEYSVKIIDRARKDPAEEIEILLRYGQHPNIITLKDVFDNGQCVYLVQDLLRGAELLDRALTVPNFTERDASDIICTLTKTVEYLHSQGVVHRDLKPSNIRYADDSGLPECIRICDFGFAKQLRAENGLLMTPCYTATFMAPEVLKKQGYDAACDIWSLGILLYTMIAGFSPFASSSEDTAEEILAQIGSGKFITTGGNWDLVSDAAKDIVIKMLHVDPHQRLTAPQVLRHPWIADRDQLSDRALTRQDALTVKGALSATYSALRRCAPAPVLEPVQSSSLAQRRGMKKLGSPKVNPDPKEKE; this comes from the exons TTCGGGATCGTGTGCGGTCTAAGATGGAAAGAGACATTCTGGCAGAAGTGAACCATCCATTTATAGTTAAACTGCACTATG cCTTCCAGACAGAGGGAAAGCTCTATCTGATCCTAGACTTCCTCCGAGGAGGAGACCTTTTCACTCGTCTGTCAAAGGAG GTCATGTTTACAGAAGAGGATGTAAAGTTTTACCTCGCAGAGTTGGCCCTGGCCTTGGACCATCTACACAGTCTGGGGATCATCTACAGGGACCTCAAACCTGAAAA TATTCTCCTGGATGAAGAAGGACACATTAAGATAACTG ACTTTGGATTGAGTAAGGAGGCCATCGACCATGATAAAAGAGCGTATTCCTTCTGTGGAACAATAGAGTACATGGCTCCAGAGGTTGTAAACAGGAGAGGGCATACACAAAGTGCTGACTGGTGGTCATTCGGGGTACTTATG TTTGAGATGCTGACAGGATCATTACCGTTCCAAGGGAAAGATCGGAAGGAAACAATGGCCCTTATTCTAAA GGCTAAGCTGGGAATGCCACAGTTCCTCAGTCCTGAAGTGCAGAGTTTATTAAGAGCGCTTTTCAAGAGGAACCCTGCTAATCGACTAG GTGCAGGACCAGATGGAGTGGAGGAGATAAAAAGACATCGCTTCTTTGCATCGATAGACTGGAAT AAGTTGTACAGGAAGGAGGTGAGGCCTCCATTCAAACCCACAGTTGGACGACCTGAAGACACTTTCCATTTTGACCCTGAATTCACCTCCAGAACACCCACTG ATTCTCCTGGCATCCCTcccagtgcaaacacacaccagcTGTTTCGTGGTTTCAGCTTTGTTGCAACGAATCAAAGTCAGGAGCCCAGTGTTGCTACAGTAGCGCCTTCACGTCAGGAGGTGAACAACATCGATCCCATAGCAAAG CATCTCCAAGGTGATTTGGCCTTCAGTGATGTCTATGAGCTTAAGGAGGAAGTTGGACAGACAGCGACTTCTGTCTGCAGACGATGTCTGCACAGAGTTACTGCTGTGGAGTATTCAGTGAAG ATTATTGACAGAGCGAGGAAAGATCCAGCGGAGGAGATTGAGATTCTGTTAAGATACGGACAGCATCCAAATATTATTACCCTGAAAGAT GTGTTTGACAACGGCCAGTGTGTGTACCTGGTTCAGGATTTACTGAGAGGGGCCGAGCTGCTGGACAGAGCTCTGACGGTGCCAAATtttacagagagagatgcatCAGACATCATCTGCACGCTGACCAAGACTGTGGAATATTTACATTCACAGGGG GTCGTGCATCGAGACCTGAAGCCCAGTAACATTCGCTATGCTGATGACAGTGGACTCCCAGAGTGCATCAGGATATGTGACTTTGGTTTTGCCAAACAGCTCAGGGCTGAGAATGGCCTATTGATGACTCCCTGTTACACAGCTACGTTCATGGCTCCTGAG gtgctgAAGAAACAGGGTTATGATGCAGCCTGTGACATCTGGAGCCTGGGGATCCTGCTCTACACCATGATAGCTGG TTTCAGTCCGTTTGCCAGCAGTTCTGAGGACACAGCAGAAGAAATTCTGGCTCAAATCGGCAGCGGTAAATTCATTACCACGGGAGGGAACTGGGACCTGGTGTCAGACGCTGCCAAG GACATTGTGATCAAGATGCTTCATGTGGACCCTCACCAGCGCCTGACTGCACCCCAG GTTCTTCGTCACCCCTGGATTGCAGACAGAGACCAGCTCTCTGACAGAGCTCTCACCAGACAAGATGCTCTCACTGTCAAG GGGGCACTGTCTGCCACCTACTCTGCTCTGAGGCGCTGCGCTCCGGCTCCAGTCCTGGAGCCTGTTCAGTCCTCCAGCCTGGCACAGCGGCGAGGAATGAAGAAACTGGGGAGTCCCAAAGTTAATCCAGACCCTAAAGAAAAGGAGTAG